In Paractinoplanes brasiliensis, the following proteins share a genomic window:
- a CDS encoding non-ribosomal peptide synthetase, producing MGSLHASAAAALRPRTAQRGPLSHGQQRLWFLDRWLAGRPVFTMPVVLRLTGPLDAGRLIGALRAVADRHDVLFTVFEEGPDGPRQRVLASRDLPCPVTDLSTAGEGAARALIDQDARRPFDLAAGPMVRAHLFRLGAETHWLQLTFHHIAFDGWSFGVFQRQLAEAYRAGADPGEPLEVQYADYALWQRETLTGEATDRALQAWTRALAGAPDVLDLGADRPRPAELSYRGRTDRFALPGIPVTALEKFAAGEGVTPYVALLASFQALVARHAGRDDIVLGSPTAGRGPAALDEMVGFFADSLVIRTTLDGDPTFRQLVTRTRAGVLDALSRSRVPFDLAVNHLRPARDLSFNPVVQVVFGLHEEDAAETLADGVGIERTAVDTGTAKYDLTWSVYRGANGLRLDVEYATDLFDAATVRTFVSHWETLLQGVVADPDVPLSRIELASGDEAERLRRWAGQERPSPTGTVHDLVARAAAARPDAVAITCAGETLTYAELDRRSTALARRLRAMGVRPEDCVGVCMTRSPEMVVACLAILRAGGVYVPLDTAFPADRMAFMLREVGAGIVLVHPPTAGVVPDGPWRVAGVGELDDEGTDADALPEVGPGNGCYVIFTSGSTGRPKGTTVTHGNVLGLLDGVRERLPFGPDDVWTFFHSFAFDFSVWEVWGALTTGGRLVVVPYDVSRDADAFHRLVRDERVTILSQTPSAFRQFETADDQAGGELSLRAVVFGGEALHRPSVRRWAARHGYDVPLLVNMYGITETTVHVTYLALVEDDLDRDLTQIGQPLPGVVAQVLDRYGRPCPIGVTGEIHVGGAGLARGYTGRPGLTAERFGPDDRTGRPGRRLYRTGDLGRWNTRGGLEYAGRADSQVKVRGYRIETGEIEAVLGQHPRLLETAVIARAGADGQVDLAGYLVADGAAPTPDELREWLRRRLPDYMVPRHFVVLDVLPLTPQGKVDRRALPAPEAVRPELAQEYVPPQGPVEELLAEIWGEVLAVDRVGRHDNFFDLGGDSIRSIGVLGRARSNGLAFDLQDLFRSPTPAGLAELVRTAAPVAAADREPFAMLADRDRALLPDGVEDAYPMAELQVGMVYEMELNPERRAYHNLDGLRIVGPFDEERFREATARVVARHPILRTAFDLSGFSEPMQLVYSAAEMPFTVVDLRHLDEAARDEALDAYVLAERRRPFDHSRPLLLRFALHRLTDESFQWTLTEHHAIFDGWSLHSTISEIAEVYQRLLAGEDPVLTPPDSAYRDFIAAEREVLASEESRRFWLDRVGDRPDCRLPRRPADRPELVSGRAQPHEWRAHYPDQGYGAVETLLPEDLCDGLRDLARRCAVPLKAVLLAAHLKVMSLVTGTSDLLVGLTANGRLEEEGGAEVRGMFLNTVPFRIALPDGSWRDLIRAVFETERELLPHRRYPLGALQREVGGDPLFEVNFVHNHFHVLDRAFGPGLMRIEDGKIDSFATDRVEPTNFPLNVGMVRNPYSNRLLFGMDYHTDVLTPDQVLLYRDYYVRAMTEMVADPEAAHRSVPLLGEDERALLDSWNSLTADVPPTPVHRMVEARAAAAPHAVAVESGGTALTYRELNARANRAARRLRDLGVGPDVPVALCMDRSIATVTCLLAVLKAGGVYVPIEPDYPAERVEYMLTQTGAPLVLTTGGAVPEGPWQQLVADDGLWTDGDGGNLPGGAGPDHGCYVIFTSGSTGQPKGVVTRHRNVTELLHGGDFLTLGPTDTLLQLAPLSFDNSTFEVWAPLVGGARLVLAPAERYGPAEIAEWVAAAGVTVLHATASLFALLVDHEPATFDGLRRFLTGSETVSPGHVTRILQRCPDLELVNCWGPTETTTFSVCGVYRRGSVPAGALPLGSPLVNTQVWVLDEAGLPVPVGSAGELYVSGPCLARGYLGRPGLTAERFVPHPFRAGERLYRTGDRGRWSVDGLVEFLGRTDHMVKVRGYRVELGEVEAALREHPGIRECVVVTRPDGAAGVDLVGYLVADGGGLSSGEVRSWLGARLPAYMVPRLFVFLDALPLTPRAKVDRRALPEPEPVRPDVGQEYEAPQGPVEELLAEIWCRVLRVDRVGRHDNFFDLGGDSIRNIQLVGHARANGLTVGLQDLHRHPTVASLAEAVQPRGSVPKRARTSAFDLLSDCDRERLSARGPGGDAR from the coding sequence ATGGGAAGCCTCCACGCATCCGCCGCCGCGGCATTACGCCCCCGTACGGCACAACGGGGTCCGCTGTCGCACGGCCAGCAACGGCTGTGGTTCCTCGACCGCTGGCTGGCGGGCCGGCCGGTGTTCACCATGCCGGTCGTCCTGCGCCTCACCGGCCCGCTGGACGCCGGCCGCCTGATCGGTGCCCTGCGCGCGGTGGCCGACCGGCACGACGTGCTGTTCACCGTCTTCGAGGAGGGCCCCGACGGCCCCCGCCAGCGGGTGCTGGCGAGCCGGGACCTGCCGTGCCCGGTGACCGACCTCTCCACGGCCGGGGAGGGCGCTGCCCGGGCGCTGATCGACCAGGACGCGCGACGCCCCTTCGACCTCGCCGCCGGTCCGATGGTCCGGGCGCACCTGTTCCGGCTGGGCGCGGAGACCCACTGGCTTCAGCTGACGTTCCACCACATCGCCTTCGACGGCTGGTCGTTCGGCGTCTTCCAGCGTCAGCTCGCCGAGGCCTACCGGGCCGGCGCGGACCCCGGCGAGCCGCTGGAAGTCCAGTACGCCGACTATGCCCTCTGGCAGCGCGAGACGCTGACCGGCGAGGCCACCGACCGGGCCCTGCAGGCGTGGACCCGGGCCCTGGCCGGCGCCCCGGACGTCCTCGACCTCGGCGCCGACCGCCCGCGCCCGGCCGAGCTGAGCTACCGCGGCCGCACCGACCGGTTCGCCCTGCCCGGCATCCCGGTCACGGCGCTGGAGAAATTCGCCGCCGGCGAGGGGGTGACGCCGTACGTCGCGCTCCTCGCCTCCTTTCAGGCCCTCGTGGCCCGGCACGCGGGCCGTGACGACATCGTGCTCGGCTCGCCGACGGCGGGCCGGGGACCGGCGGCGCTCGACGAGATGGTCGGTTTCTTCGCGGACTCGCTGGTCATCCGCACCACCCTGGACGGCGACCCGACGTTCCGCCAGCTGGTCACCCGCACCCGGGCCGGGGTGCTGGACGCGCTGTCGCGCAGCCGGGTGCCGTTCGACCTCGCGGTGAACCACCTGCGCCCGGCGCGCGACCTCAGTTTCAACCCGGTCGTCCAGGTGGTGTTCGGCCTGCACGAGGAGGACGCCGCCGAGACGCTGGCGGACGGCGTCGGCATCGAGCGCACCGCCGTCGACACCGGCACGGCGAAGTACGACCTCACCTGGTCGGTCTACCGCGGGGCGAACGGGCTGCGGCTGGACGTGGAGTACGCGACCGACCTCTTCGACGCCGCGACCGTGCGGACCTTCGTCAGCCACTGGGAGACCCTGCTGCAGGGGGTGGTCGCCGATCCGGACGTCCCGCTGAGCCGGATCGAGCTGGCGTCCGGGGACGAGGCCGAACGGCTGCGGCGCTGGGCGGGTCAGGAGCGGCCGTCGCCCACCGGCACGGTCCACGACCTCGTCGCGCGCGCCGCCGCCGCCCGGCCGGACGCGGTGGCGATCACCTGCGCCGGGGAGACGCTCACGTACGCGGAACTGGACCGCCGCAGCACGGCGCTGGCCCGGCGGCTGCGGGCGATGGGCGTACGCCCGGAGGACTGTGTCGGCGTCTGCATGACGCGGTCACCGGAGATGGTGGTGGCCTGCCTCGCGATTCTGCGGGCGGGCGGCGTGTACGTACCGCTGGACACCGCGTTTCCGGCCGACCGGATGGCGTTCATGCTGCGCGAGGTCGGCGCCGGGATCGTGCTGGTCCATCCGCCTACGGCCGGGGTGGTCCCGGACGGCCCGTGGCGCGTCGCCGGCGTCGGCGAGCTCGACGACGAGGGTACGGACGCGGATGCCCTGCCCGAGGTGGGTCCCGGCAACGGCTGCTACGTCATCTTCACCTCGGGGTCGACCGGCCGGCCGAAGGGCACCACGGTGACCCACGGCAACGTCCTGGGGCTCCTGGACGGCGTCCGGGAACGGCTGCCGTTCGGCCCGGACGACGTGTGGACGTTCTTCCACAGCTTCGCGTTCGACTTCTCGGTTTGGGAGGTCTGGGGCGCGCTGACCACCGGCGGGCGCCTGGTCGTGGTGCCCTACGACGTCAGCCGCGACGCCGATGCGTTCCACCGGCTCGTCCGCGACGAACGGGTGACGATCCTCAGCCAGACGCCGTCGGCGTTCCGCCAGTTCGAGACCGCGGACGACCAGGCCGGCGGCGAGCTGTCGCTGCGGGCGGTGGTGTTCGGCGGCGAGGCGCTGCACCGGCCGTCGGTCCGGCGCTGGGCTGCCAGGCACGGCTACGACGTACCGCTGCTGGTGAACATGTACGGCATCACCGAGACCACTGTGCACGTCACGTACCTGGCTCTGGTCGAGGACGACCTCGACCGCGATCTCACTCAGATCGGGCAGCCCCTTCCCGGTGTGGTCGCCCAGGTGCTCGACCGGTACGGGCGGCCCTGCCCGATCGGGGTGACCGGGGAGATCCACGTCGGCGGGGCCGGACTCGCCCGCGGCTACACCGGGCGGCCCGGCCTGACCGCCGAACGGTTCGGGCCCGATGACCGCACCGGACGCCCCGGTCGCCGCCTCTACCGCACCGGCGACCTCGGCCGCTGGAACACGCGCGGCGGCCTGGAGTACGCCGGGCGGGCCGACTCGCAGGTGAAGGTCCGCGGCTACCGGATCGAGACCGGCGAGATCGAAGCCGTCCTCGGACAGCACCCGCGCCTGCTGGAGACGGCCGTCATCGCCCGCGCCGGCGCCGACGGCCAGGTCGACCTGGCCGGCTACCTGGTCGCCGACGGCGCCGCACCGACTCCCGACGAGCTGCGCGAGTGGCTGCGCCGGCGGCTGCCGGACTACATGGTGCCCCGCCACTTCGTGGTCCTCGACGTGCTGCCGCTCACCCCGCAGGGCAAGGTCGACCGCCGGGCGCTGCCCGCGCCGGAGGCGGTACGCCCGGAGCTCGCCCAGGAGTACGTGCCGCCCCAGGGCCCGGTGGAGGAGCTGCTGGCCGAGATCTGGGGCGAGGTGCTGGCGGTGGACCGGGTCGGCCGCCACGACAACTTCTTCGACCTCGGCGGCGACTCCATCCGCAGCATCGGGGTGCTGGGCCGGGCCCGCAGCAACGGGCTCGCGTTCGACCTGCAGGACCTGTTCCGCAGCCCGACGCCGGCCGGGCTGGCCGAGTTGGTGCGCACCGCCGCGCCGGTGGCGGCGGCCGACCGCGAGCCGTTCGCGATGCTCGCCGACCGCGACCGGGCCCTGCTGCCGGACGGGGTCGAGGACGCTTACCCGATGGCGGAGCTCCAGGTCGGCATGGTCTACGAGATGGAGCTCAACCCCGAGCGCCGGGCGTACCACAACCTGGACGGCCTGCGCATCGTCGGCCCGTTCGACGAGGAGCGCTTCCGGGAGGCGACGGCCCGGGTGGTCGCCCGCCATCCCATCCTGCGGACGGCGTTCGACCTCAGCGGCTTCAGCGAGCCGATGCAGCTGGTGTACAGCGCCGCCGAGATGCCGTTCACCGTGGTCGACCTTCGCCACCTCGACGAGGCGGCCCGCGACGAGGCGCTCGACGCGTACGTGCTGGCCGAGCGGCGGCGCCCGTTCGACCACTCCCGCCCGCTGCTACTGCGCTTCGCCCTGCACCGGCTGACCGACGAGTCGTTCCAGTGGACGCTCACCGAGCACCACGCGATCTTCGACGGGTGGAGCCTGCACTCCACCATCTCCGAGATCGCCGAGGTCTACCAGCGGCTGCTGGCCGGCGAGGACCCGGTGCTCACCCCGCCGGACTCCGCGTACCGCGACTTCATCGCCGCCGAGCGGGAGGTCCTGGCGTCCGAGGAGAGCCGCCGGTTCTGGCTGGACCGGGTCGGCGACCGCCCGGACTGCCGGCTGCCCCGCCGCCCGGCCGACCGGCCCGAGCTGGTGTCCGGGCGCGCGCAGCCGCATGAATGGCGCGCGCACTACCCCGACCAGGGTTACGGCGCCGTCGAGACGCTCCTGCCGGAGGACCTCTGCGACGGGCTGCGCGACCTCGCCCGCCGGTGCGCGGTCCCCCTCAAGGCGGTGCTGCTGGCCGCCCACCTCAAGGTGATGAGCCTGGTCACCGGCACCTCCGACCTGCTGGTGGGGCTCACCGCCAACGGCCGGCTGGAGGAGGAGGGCGGGGCCGAGGTCCGGGGCATGTTCCTCAACACCGTGCCGTTCCGCATCGCCCTGCCGGACGGCAGCTGGCGCGACCTGATCCGGGCGGTCTTCGAGACCGAGCGGGAGCTGCTGCCGCACCGCCGGTATCCGCTCGGCGCACTGCAACGGGAGGTCGGCGGCGACCCGCTGTTCGAGGTGAACTTCGTCCACAACCACTTCCACGTGCTGGATCGCGCGTTCGGTCCCGGCCTCATGCGGATCGAGGACGGCAAGATCGACAGCTTCGCGACGGACCGGGTGGAGCCCACCAACTTCCCGCTCAACGTCGGCATGGTCCGCAACCCGTACTCGAACCGGCTGCTGTTCGGCATGGACTACCACACCGACGTCCTCACCCCCGACCAGGTGTTGCTGTACCGGGACTACTACGTGCGGGCGATGACCGAGATGGTCGCCGATCCCGAGGCGGCCCACCGGTCGGTGCCGCTGCTGGGCGAGGACGAGCGGGCGCTGCTGGACTCGTGGAACTCGCTGACCGCCGACGTGCCGCCGACACCGGTGCACCGGATGGTGGAGGCGCGGGCCGCGGCGGCGCCGCACGCGGTCGCGGTGGAGTCCGGCGGCACCGCGCTGACCTACCGCGAGCTCAACGCGCGCGCGAACCGGGCCGCCCGCCGGCTGCGTGACCTCGGCGTCGGCCCGGACGTGCCGGTGGCGCTCTGCATGGACCGGTCGATCGCCACGGTCACCTGCCTGCTGGCCGTGCTCAAGGCGGGCGGCGTCTACGTGCCGATCGAACCCGACTACCCGGCCGAGCGCGTGGAGTACATGCTCACCCAGACCGGGGCGCCGCTGGTCCTCACCACGGGCGGCGCCGTTCCCGAGGGACCCTGGCAGCAGCTCGTGGCCGACGATGGACTCTGGACCGACGGCGACGGCGGCAACCTCCCGGGCGGCGCCGGGCCGGACCACGGCTGCTACGTGATCTTCACGTCGGGGTCGACCGGGCAGCCCAAGGGAGTGGTGACCCGGCACCGCAACGTCACCGAGCTGCTGCACGGCGGTGATTTCCTCACCCTCGGCCCCACCGACACGCTGCTCCAGCTGGCACCGCTGTCCTTCGACAACTCGACCTTCGAGGTGTGGGCGCCGCTGGTCGGCGGGGCACGTCTGGTCCTGGCCCCGGCCGAACGGTACGGCCCGGCGGAGATCGCGGAGTGGGTGGCCGCGGCCGGCGTCACCGTGCTGCACGCGACGGCGTCCCTGTTCGCGTTGCTGGTCGACCACGAGCCGGCGACGTTCGACGGGCTGCGCCGCTTCCTGACCGGCAGCGAGACTGTCTCGCCGGGGCACGTGACGCGGATCCTGCAGCGCTGTCCGGATCTGGAGCTGGTGAACTGCTGGGGGCCGACGGAGACGACCACGTTCTCGGTGTGCGGTGTGTACCGGCGGGGCTCGGTGCCGGCGGGTGCGTTGCCGTTGGGGTCGCCGCTGGTCAACACCCAGGTGTGGGTTCTCGACGAGGCCGGGTTGCCGGTGCCGGTGGGCTCTGCGGGCGAGCTGTACGTGTCGGGTCCCTGCCTGGCGCGGGGGTACCTGGGCCGGCCGGGGCTGACGGCGGAACGGTTCGTGCCGCACCCGTTCCGGGCGGGGGAGCGGCTCTACCGGACCGGGGACCGCGGGCGGTGGTCGGTGGACGGCCTGGTGGAGTTCCTGGGCCGGACCGACCACATGGTCAAGGTCCGTGGCTACCGGGTGGAGCTGGGCGAGGTCGAGGCCGCCCTGCGTGAGCACCCGGGGATTCGCGAGTGCGTGGTGGTGACCCGGCCGGACGGGGCGGCCGGGGTGGACCTGGTCGGCTACCTGGTGGCCGACGGCGGGGGTCTTTCGTCCGGCGAGGTGCGGTCGTGGCTGGGCGCCCGGCTTCCGGCGTACATGGTTCCGCGCTTGTTCGTCTTTCTGGACGCCCTGCCGTTGACGCCGCGGGCGAAGGTGGACCGCCGCGCGTTGCCGGAACCGGAGCCGGTACGCCCGGATGTGGGCCAGGAGTACGAGGCGCCGCAGGGCCCGGTCGAGGAGCTGCTGGCCGAGATCTGGTGCCGGGTGCTGCGTGTGGACCGGGTCGGCCGGCACGACAACTTCTTCGACCTCGGCGGCGACTCCATCCGCAACATCCAGCTGGTCGGGCACGCCCGCGCGAACGGGCTCACCGTCGGCCTGCAGGACCTGCACCGGCATCCCACCGTGGCGAGCCTGGCGGAGGCCGTCCAGCCGCGCGGATCGGTCCCGAAGCGGGCGAGGACGTCGGCGTTCGACCTGCTCTCCGACTGCGACCGGGAGCGGTTGTCCGCGCGCGGGCCGGGCGGGGACGCGCGGTGA
- a CDS encoding LmbU family transcriptional regulator, with translation MLDTSALVTRRGLVLPDRMPFDKWLGLGGHLSDLYTSSAWCLGDWLIYGETAFSGRYQDAVKLTSLDYQTLRNHAWVARRFPMARRREGLSFTHHAEVAALVPPEQEFWLRKAEEHGWSAKRLRREVKDSILQRAADAGRAARGATVVLNMSIPVERLESFQEAAGRLGLSLATWAERALASAAAQAFDEHQRAVALTPTRSPHATGRRRRP, from the coding sequence ATGCTCGACACCTCGGCATTGGTGACCCGGCGGGGCCTCGTCCTGCCGGACCGGATGCCGTTCGACAAGTGGCTCGGACTCGGCGGCCATCTCTCCGATTTGTACACGTCATCGGCGTGGTGCCTCGGGGACTGGCTCATCTACGGGGAGACCGCGTTCAGCGGCCGGTATCAGGACGCGGTGAAACTCACCTCGCTGGACTACCAGACCCTGCGCAACCACGCGTGGGTGGCGCGGCGCTTTCCGATGGCTCGCCGCCGCGAGGGGCTGAGCTTCACCCACCACGCCGAGGTGGCCGCCCTCGTCCCGCCCGAGCAGGAGTTCTGGCTGCGCAAGGCGGAGGAGCACGGGTGGTCGGCGAAACGTCTGCGCCGCGAGGTGAAGGACAGCATCCTGCAGCGGGCCGCCGACGCCGGCCGCGCGGCTCGGGGCGCCACCGTCGTGCTCAACATGTCGATCCCGGTCGAGCGGCTGGAGTCCTTTCAGGAGGCGGCCGGCAGGCTCGGCCTTTCCTTGGCGACCTGGGCGGAACGGGCGCTGGCCAGCGCCGCGGCCCAGGCGTTCGACGAGCACCAGCGGGCGGTCGCGCTCACCCCCACGAGGTCACCGCACGCAACAGGCCGGCGGAGGCGTCCGTGA
- a CDS encoding thioesterase II family protein, with protein sequence MTAGSWLVRPPAGGSRARLFCFPYSGAGASAFRAWPHTVGDVEICPVQFPGRENRLAEPHYGTYRRLAAGLVDGLASALDRPYAFFGHCAGVLPAFEAAVLLRDRGLPQPMCLYVSGQVAPHDAARDRMLTMTEPELRAELESVMRRRGLEPWPDMVRMGMSVLLRDLDAAREYRRKEPIAVGFPIVVLHWRDDDEVSLDDLRGWRDYAESVEFQVVDGGHHDFTDASAGLLRAVTSWG encoded by the coding sequence GTGACGGCCGGTTCCTGGCTCGTCCGGCCCCCGGCCGGCGGCTCCCGGGCCCGGCTCTTCTGCTTTCCGTACTCCGGGGCCGGGGCCTCGGCCTTCCGGGCCTGGCCGCACACGGTGGGCGACGTCGAGATCTGCCCGGTGCAGTTCCCCGGCCGCGAGAACCGGCTGGCCGAACCCCACTACGGCACCTACCGGCGGCTGGCCGCCGGCCTGGTCGACGGGCTGGCGTCGGCACTCGATCGCCCGTACGCCTTCTTCGGGCACTGCGCCGGAGTGCTGCCGGCCTTCGAGGCGGCCGTCCTTCTCCGCGACCGTGGCCTGCCCCAACCGATGTGCCTGTACGTGTCGGGGCAGGTCGCCCCGCACGACGCCGCACGCGATCGAATGCTCACCATGACCGAGCCCGAGTTGCGCGCCGAGCTGGAATCGGTCATGCGGCGCCGTGGACTCGAGCCATGGCCGGACATGGTCCGGATGGGGATGTCGGTGCTGCTGCGCGATCTCGACGCGGCGCGCGAGTACCGCCGGAAGGAGCCGATCGCCGTCGGGTTCCCCATCGTCGTCCTGCACTGGCGGGACGACGACGAGGTGAGCCTCGACGACCTGCGGGGGTGGCGCGACTATGCGGAGTCGGTCGAGTTCCAGGTCGTCGACGGCGGGCACCACGACTTCACGGACGCCTCCGCCGGCCTGTTGCGTGCGGTGACCTCGTGGGGGTGA
- a CDS encoding acyl carrier protein, with translation MDEVRAIWCRELERSDITPEQDFFALGGHSVIMARIQRAYIDEMGFEIPMDEMYLNPTVASISAYMESLP, from the coding sequence GTGGATGAGGTGCGCGCCATCTGGTGCCGCGAGCTGGAGCGTTCCGATATAACGCCGGAACAGGACTTCTTCGCCCTCGGCGGCCATTCCGTGATCATGGCCCGGATTCAGCGGGCCTACATCGACGAAATGGGCTTCGAAATACCGATGGACGAGATGTACCTCAATCCGACGGTGGCGTCGATATCCGCCTATATGGAGTCGCTGCCGTGA
- a CDS encoding amino acid adenylation domain-containing protein, whose product MILHGKRVSLPAAPVVHRRFEAYAGARPEAVAVVCGGEQVTYGELDARANRFANLLVSRGYGRGALVGVCLRYSVDLLVAILGALKAGAAYVPLDPNYPSERLRLLLGQVPDLALIVASPVTAELVASAGVEIVDLEALRKDLEGRPATAPDVTVTGDDLCYAIFTSGSTGIPKLTAVRHEGWFNLLNWLQDDFGLRRGSNNLVVSAFGFDLSQRSLMTPLFCGATQYLIASRNFDPALTYRMLERHDIRTVHCASSTLYVLADWEQASGGTALSGLDHILFGGEPLHAERLRNVTGCVLLHQYGVAECTDVATSFDMAGYRPGDHEIAPVGRPVHNIDIHVLDEGMRGVEAGEHGEIGISGAGVGAGYLNGAGPESARFTTVEVDGVPRRLYRTGDRGYVNADGDLVVAGRIDAQVKVRGMRIDPADVERALSRLAGVRQAAVVSSPTDSGDTELIAFVVPEGGDLASDELGARLLETLPRTMVPAEFVSVQRIPLSPHGKSDRFALLDVLRDRRKEQGVRG is encoded by the coding sequence GTGATTCTGCACGGGAAGCGGGTGTCCCTGCCGGCGGCACCCGTGGTGCACAGGCGGTTCGAGGCGTACGCCGGGGCCAGGCCGGAGGCGGTCGCTGTCGTCTGCGGCGGGGAACAGGTGACGTACGGGGAACTGGATGCCAGGGCCAACCGATTCGCCAACCTCCTCGTCTCGCGGGGGTACGGCCGGGGCGCCCTGGTCGGGGTCTGCCTCAGGTACTCGGTCGATCTTCTCGTCGCCATCCTCGGTGCGCTCAAGGCCGGTGCGGCCTACGTGCCGCTCGACCCCAACTACCCGTCGGAGCGGCTGCGGCTGCTGCTGGGGCAGGTTCCCGATCTCGCCCTGATCGTGGCCTCCCCGGTGACGGCGGAGCTGGTGGCGTCCGCGGGGGTGGAGATCGTCGACCTGGAAGCGTTGCGGAAGGACCTCGAAGGCCGCCCCGCGACAGCGCCGGATGTCACGGTCACCGGTGATGACCTGTGCTACGCGATCTTCACGTCCGGGTCGACCGGCATCCCGAAGCTGACCGCCGTACGCCACGAGGGCTGGTTCAACCTGCTCAACTGGCTCCAGGACGACTTCGGGCTGCGCCGTGGGTCGAACAACCTGGTGGTCAGCGCGTTCGGGTTCGATCTGTCCCAGCGCAGCCTGATGACGCCGCTGTTCTGCGGCGCCACGCAGTACCTGATCGCCAGCCGCAATTTCGACCCCGCCTTGACCTACCGCATGCTGGAGCGCCACGACATCCGCACGGTGCACTGCGCGTCGAGCACCCTCTACGTGCTCGCGGACTGGGAGCAGGCGTCCGGCGGGACTGCCCTCAGCGGACTGGATCACATCCTGTTCGGCGGGGAGCCGCTGCACGCCGAGAGGCTTCGGAACGTGACCGGTTGCGTCCTGCTTCACCAGTACGGCGTGGCCGAGTGCACGGACGTCGCCACCTCCTTCGACATGGCCGGCTACCGGCCCGGCGACCACGAGATCGCACCGGTCGGCCGGCCCGTGCACAACATCGACATCCACGTTCTCGACGAGGGGATGCGCGGGGTCGAGGCGGGGGAGCACGGCGAGATCGGCATCTCCGGTGCGGGAGTCGGCGCGGGCTACCTCAACGGCGCCGGGCCGGAGTCGGCGCGCTTCACGACGGTCGAGGTCGACGGGGTGCCGCGGCGGCTGTACCGCACCGGCGACCGTGGCTACGTCAATGCGGACGGCGATCTGGTCGTCGCCGGGCGGATCGACGCGCAGGTGAAGGTGCGGGGGATGCGCATCGACCCGGCCGACGTCGAGCGCGCGCTGAGCCGGCTGGCCGGGGTCCGGCAGGCCGCCGTGGTGAGCAGCCCCACCGACTCCGGCGACACCGAGCTGATCGCCTTCGTGGTGCCGGAGGGCGGCGATCTGGCGTCCGACGAGCTCGGCGCGCGGCTGCTGGAGACGCTGCCGCGCACCATGGTGCCGGCCGAGTTCGTCAGCGTCCAGCGGATCCCGCTGAGCCCGCACGGGAAGTCGGACCGGTTCGCATTGCTGGATGTCCTCCGGGACAGGCGAAAGGAACAAGGTGTTCGTGGATGA